Below is a window of Tolypothrix bouteillei VB521301 DNA.
AGCACCAAGGTAAGCTAACTTATTATTCGGTACCCCGGCAAAGAACAGAGTTTGTCATTGAAATTCCACTACATTGTGCGGGAGTTAACGCAGGGACACAATGTCTCGTACCCGTACAGGGTTAGTTACTGGTTATTAGTTATTAAAGTAATACCAAAGAGAGCAGAAAGTACTTGCTTAAGATCGCCGGGAACGGCATATGTATTTATATCTTTATAAACTATTTTTTCTTGGCGTTGGAAAATTCCAAACTTCCAAGTATCTCCTGTTGTGACAGTTCCATAAAGCATTGGAACTGTCGAGTCAGTCCATCGATCCAGAGCAATTAATTCCACTGCTAGCTGGGTAAAACCCCTAGCTAAATCAGCATTTTTAGCTTCGATGACTAATAAATTTTGCCCAGTAGGAATAAAATAATCAAAGCTACCTTTGAGCCAATTGCTTACCCAAATGAAATATTCAATTTTGAGTGGTGCTTGAATAAACTTACAAACAGTCTTGAGAATTGGAAAGATTAACGCTTCGCGTCGATCCATTTCTGAAGTAGGATCTACTAAGGTCAAATTTTCTTGCAGTTCTACTCTCAATGGTTCTAAATCGATTGGTAATTGTTGTGGCAGTTGAAGATCCGTATTATTCAAGCGAACACTAAATTCAGTGAGAATGTCAGCACTATCATAGGCTAATTCAGCATATTTGCTAAAAGTATAGCTCTCGGATGGATCGAGAATCCTGGCTTTGGTCATGTTACAGGTGGTGCTAAATCACAATTAATTGTAGTAGATAATTAAGTAGGATTGCTTAGAAGTAGTTTTTTAGCAAGCCATACCCACAATCTATTTTCATGTAGTACCTGCACGTAATTAGTATCTACTTGATTGACTCTAGCAAAGATGCTCGGCTGTCTTAATACAATTACCCATATTAAAGTAATAACTTTGTAGAGAAGACCTAACCATCGGTGGTAAACTATAAGTGCAATTAGGTTGAGGTCAGAAGCAGCATGACCTTCTTTAACTTGCTGACGGGAAAATTCTGGTAAGACGATGGACAATCGATCGCTGTGCTGCTGAAGTAACGAGTCAAGTGCAACTGCATCTGCAACAGCCGCAGTACAACCTTGTCCTAAAATACTAAACATTCCATGTGCAGCATCTCCAATTAGGACTGCGCTACCTTCTAGATCGTGATAGCAGGAACACTGACTCCAGTATTCATTTCCTGGCTGGGCTGCCAAGAATGTCTCAGCTTCATTGCTATCGAGTTTGAATGCAGGCAAGTTCTTTGGAGACATTTGTTGTAATAACTGCTGCAATTCTTCTACTGTTGACACTCCACATGGATTGTTGGTGTCGCTACTACCTACTGGTTGCCAGAATATTAGTGCATTGAAACTACTTTCTTTTTGCGGTAACAAAGCACCAAAAATTAGACCAAACTGAGGGCTGTGCTTTTGAAGTCGAATGATGCGGGACGGATGTTGTTGTAGTTCTGGTTGTACGGGTATTTGCAGCACTTTCCAGACGTGCGGTCGTTGCTGCTGTTGAAAATTATTTTTGTCTGGTTTTGAAACCATCATGGCACTTCTGATGGTTGAGTAAATTCCATCCGCCCCGATTAAGAGATCGTATGGCACTTTTTCAGAACCAGTGTCTCCGTCAATGATAATCTCGCGATGTGTAAGATCGACATTTACTACTGGAGTGTTAAAGTTTATCCATAGCCGTGAGTTTTCATTGGACTCGCGCTCGCCATAAAGAGTCAGTAGCGATCGCAATAGTAACGCACACAACTGACGACGCGGAATCAAGATCAATCCACTAGGAAAGTTTATGCCTTGAGAGACTAATTGTTCCTCCAAACCATCAATACTTTTGAACCAATTTTGGATTCTTGCACCCAATCCTAAACCAAATTCTTTGCTATCGCAGTACTCTAAATCAATGGGATTTTTGTTAGATTCGTAAATTTTTACTTTGTAGCTTGGATTTCGGGCTAGCAATCTATGTGCTAAAAATAAACCAGTCGGTCCCGCACCAACAATGATTACATTCATAATACAAGTTAGGTTTGGAAGAAATGTCAGATCTATATTATGCGAGAGACAAACAGTTTATTGAAGCCAAATCTGTGGCTATCTTCTTCCATGTCAAACCTGCATCGTTTGAGAAGAAAATCTGACCATCACTCGTTCCAAATGCAGCGAAATTTTCTAAAGTGGCAACAGTTCCCGTGTTAATGTTACTTGAAAACCACTCTGGCAGACCGCGATCGCATTTCTCAAAGGCTCCCGAGCGATCGAGCGGACGGCGATAGATGGCTGCTTTATTAGTACGGGGACCTGTGGAAGCAGTCATCAAGATGGTATCCTTGCAAACTGCTATGGCTCGCGAATACACAGCATGCAGATTTGCGCGATCGAAGCTCCAAGTATCTCCTCGATCTTGACTGACTGCTAATCCCTCAGCTGTGGCTGCCAGTACTAGTTCTGGACGATTTGGAACAGTTCGGACTTCGTGAACATCAGCATGAAAGTCGATGGTAGGTTGCCAAGACTTTCCTCCATCACGAGAGCGCAAAATACCGCCAACGTGTACGTTGACATAGATTTCTCCAGATTGACTCACTGCAAAAGACCGCACATCAGGAGGATCGCCCCACGGCGTATACCACTCTGAGCGTCCCTCAACATCTTGAAAGCAATTGAAGCGATGCATATTTCCATCTGTAATGCGGATGAGACAGGCTCCAGATGTTCCAACCAAAACTTCACCTTCAAGCGGCAGAATACAGTTCAGTTGTAGATCGTTAACTGAGGCGACTTGATGCCACTGGCTGTTAGAATTGCGATGCCAGACTGAGTTGTGATTCGCGATTGTCCACAATCCATCTTGGCTTAAAGCAAGATCTGTGATGGAATTCCCTTCAAGTTCAATATGCTGCTCGGAATCAAGAAATAGCAAACCCTTAGATGTTCCTGCTACGATTTGGGGCTTGTGCATCACCCGTTCGACATTAGCAAAGTCTGTATCGGCTTGTTGGCGATCGATGGGTTCCATTAGTTGCCGTGTTGTATCGTTCATAATTTGAACCTCTTTTATCAATGCTGCCACTATGGTTAGCATTTATCCTTGCTAATTAGCTATATCCCGCAACATTGGTTACATCTCTAATATAGCAGTCCTATTTAGGTTGCAATTGAAATATCAATCAGGCTTGCGGTAGAGGCAGATGATTCGACAGAATTGATATTTTAGTATTGTGAAACCTTATTTTTATTTTTTTGCAACTTTCAAAAAGTTGTGGATAAATAGTTGTATAAAGGAGTTCAGCAATGAGTACTGAAAATAGAGTGGAAGCAACCGCTAAAAACATCGAAGGCAAAATCCAAGAAGCAGTTGGTGAAGTAACTGGCAATCCTAAAGATAAAGCAGAAGGTCAGGCAAAACAGAGAGAAGCTGCAGTTGAGCATACTGTAGAAAACATCAAAGACGAAAAAAAGGAAGCCATAGATAGATCTTATTAGTCTCAGATAAGAATTTTTGTAGGTTGGGTTGAGGAACGAAACCCAACGTATATATATATGTTGAGTTTTCCCACGGTAAGCTCAACATATATATTTTTGTATTTTCATACATCCTTAAAGTAAATCAGTGGCTGTTATAACCAGTGAAATCGATTTTCTCAACATCTTTCTAGAAAACTTCTTATTCTTCGCGATCGCAACGTCATTTTTTCTAGTAACAGGCTGGGCGTGGAGAAATACAAAACCCTATGATTTACCAAAACCATTGCCAAATTGGTTTAGGATTTGGTTTTTGACAATGCAAATTGGAGGTATAATCCTGCCACTAGTTGGGCTTGTGTGGGTTATTTGGCAAGGCTATTTTAGTGCAGCGATCGTACTAATCTCTTACTTTTTCATGCTAGGGTTGCAAATCCTTTCTGAAAGCCTATCACTGAGATGGTTTCATTCATTCGTATTTGTCATGATACCCTACCTGTACTTGCCTTACCGTGTCTGGCAGTTATATCAGGGATTGATGCTTCTCAACCCCGTGAGTGATTTGGCATGGATTCGGAATCTGCTATTCATAGAGATTGTCTTATGGACTGGAAACTACGCTCTCGATTTGTCACAACTACCTAGACTTGTTCGTTGGGAGGTACGAGAAGAGATCGTATCTCGTTAAGTAGATAAGTTATTACAAACTTGTGCATATACTTCAGTTAGTTGGTAAAGGAAAAATACGATGAAACCTAATCTTGTTCTATTGTGGGTAACGCTATCGTTCGTAGTTGTGGGAGCCATAACCTTGCTTCTTCAACCTGTGATTGATTTTCAGTGACATCTCCTACACTTACTGAGAAGCAGTAAGTGTAGGCTTCCAAGACAATCCGGCTATTGCTTAGGAGACTCTTGGCTTTAAGAACGGTATGCCCATCCGCCCTTTTCTTTATATTAATCGCAGCATTACGATCCCTATCCAAGCTGCATGAGCAATGAGGACAACTATGCCATCTCTCATGCAGTTTTTTAGGAACTTTAGCCCCACAATTAGAACAATCTTGAGATGTGTTTTTTGGGTTAACAGCTATCACAAGCAAACCAGCATTTTCGGCTTTATTTGCAAGAATTGATAAAAAGCTTGACCACCCAGCATCATGAACTGACTTTGCTAGACTGGACTTTGAAAGTCCTTTGATATTTAAATCTTCATGGACTATGACATCATACTTTTTGAGTAAATGATTAGCAGTTTTGAAATGAAAATCCCGACGTTTATCAGCAACTTTTTTATGTTGCTTACCTAGTTGCTTAACTGCTTTTTGTCTCCCTTTACTGCCCTTTTTACGTCTAGATACTCGCTTGGTGACTACTCTTAATCGTTTTTGTGCTTTCCTATAATGTTTTGGAATAGCAACAGCTTCACCTTCAGAGGTTGTCAAAAACTCCTTCAATCCCAGGTCAATGCCAGTAATCGATTCGGGATTAATGTCAGGTTTAACAGTAGGAACTGTAGGGTCTTCTAGACTTAAAGTGATGTAGTATCCATCTGCTTTTTTGGTGACAGAGGCAGTTTTAATTTTGAAACCAGTAGGCAGTTGACGATGCAAAACAACTTTTATTAACCCCAATTTTGGGAGATTAATCAAGTCATCCTGCAAGCAGTCTTCTTTCATCTGAGGATAAGTAAAGGTTTTGTATCTACTTCTAGATTTAAACCTTGGTTTACCACTTTTTTTACCATTGCTATCGCCTTTAAGAAAACGGTCAAAAGTTACCTTAACTCGTTTAACTACATCTTGTAACACTTGTGAATAAATATCACCGTAGTGGGGATGAGTTTTCTTAAGCTCAGGCAATGTTTTCTTTTGAGAGTAATAGTCAGGATTATCTCTTAATTCAGGTAGGTGACAAACTAGTGGGCAAGCATTAACAGGACTACGGTTTTGTTCATACCAATGAAATCTATCTGCCAACAAATAGTTATACTGAGCGCATAACATAGATAGCCATCTATCTATCTCTACAACTTGGACTTTTGTTGGACGTAGTTTGTACTGGTATGCAGACCTCATTTTTTAATTCTCAACACCAGATAGACTTTATCATAAAAGTGTATACGTTGTTTACCCATTATGAAAGATTCTAGATTAAGTGTCAGGATGTCAAAACGTAGATTAAACAAGCTGAGGCAGTATGCAGCAGATAAGGATAAAACAGTGACACAAATAATAGAGGATTGGATCGATAAGTTGCCAAGCCCCAAAACTGGTGATTCCTCATTGACCCCCTGCCCTGTCAAGGAATAGCGGATTGAATTGGTTGTGGGTCAATTCGTCATCACCCCGACATTCATCCCACACT
It encodes the following:
- a CDS encoding RNA-guided endonuclease InsQ/TnpB family protein, which gives rise to MRSAYQYKLRPTKVQVVEIDRWLSMLCAQYNYLLADRFHWYEQNRSPVNACPLVCHLPELRDNPDYYSQKKTLPELKKTHPHYGDIYSQVLQDVVKRVKVTFDRFLKGDSNGKKSGKPRFKSRSRYKTFTYPQMKEDCLQDDLINLPKLGLIKVVLHRQLPTGFKIKTASVTKKADGYYITLSLEDPTVPTVKPDINPESITGIDLGLKEFLTTSEGEAVAIPKHYRKAQKRLRVVTKRVSRRKKGSKGRQKAVKQLGKQHKKVADKRRDFHFKTANHLLKKYDVIVHEDLNIKGLSKSSLAKSVHDAGWSSFLSILANKAENAGLLVIAVNPKNTSQDCSNCGAKVPKKLHERWHSCPHCSCSLDRDRNAAINIKKRADGHTVLKAKSLLSNSRIVLEAYTYCFSVSVGDVTENQSQVEEARLWLPQLRTIALPTIEQD
- a CDS encoding CsbD family protein — encoded protein: MSTENRVEATAKNIEGKIQEAVGEVTGNPKDKAEGQAKQREAAVEHTVENIKDEKKEAIDRSY
- a CDS encoding FAD-dependent oxidoreductase, which translates into the protein MNVIIVGAGPTGLFLAHRLLARNPSYKVKIYESNKNPIDLEYCDSKEFGLGLGARIQNWFKSIDGLEEQLVSQGINFPSGLILIPRRQLCALLLRSLLTLYGERESNENSRLWINFNTPVVNVDLTHREIIIDGDTGSEKVPYDLLIGADGIYSTIRSAMMVSKPDKNNFQQQQRPHVWKVLQIPVQPELQQHPSRIIRLQKHSPQFGLIFGALLPQKESSFNALIFWQPVGSSDTNNPCGVSTVEELQQLLQQMSPKNLPAFKLDSNEAETFLAAQPGNEYWSQCSCYHDLEGSAVLIGDAAHGMFSILGQGCTAAVADAVALDSLLQQHSDRLSIVLPEFSRQQVKEGHAASDLNLIALIVYHRWLGLLYKVITLIWVIVLRQPSIFARVNQVDTNYVQVLHENRLWVWLAKKLLLSNPT